One window of Thermocoleostomius sinensis A174 genomic DNA carries:
- a CDS encoding GumC family protein yields MTDNHSLTSAGDSDFGYSQLLAILARRSRCFLSTLGLVLVTAAILTAREQPQYRSTMQLLVEPNYEQRLRDESTVSVDYRDYATQLNLMKSRQFIERTVNALEAEFPNLTVEGVRSSLELSQLKDTKIFQAVYVNDDPIKTQRVLETLQQIYQDYNLEQQEQRLKRGLTSINGQLNVVRQDLLQSQSALREFRQRQNLIDPAQQAMAVANALNQLLQERQTLQAEHQEAQARYNTIQQQLARSPEEALIATRLSQSSRYQSLLDQLQKTELELAQRRVIFSDADPSVEALVHQRENQLGLLTQEVERVLGDVPQQFAIDSYTDSLHTVSPPPDGSLAESPSPVPTMDDDLVRHNDAVAGVETPFSLGANTAITEIAEAESESAASLTLDSNSLSASATAEMPGNNPSAPDSLNMLPAANSNSSTGEALLSVGQLGALDLSLVSALANAQASLNGLEARQQSLIQTEEWLRAELNRYPDLIAEYDRLQPEVDIERVVLEQLLKQRQEVSAELARGGFHWQIVEDPALGKKISPKPKQNLLLGLVVGVFLGGIVALVRESMDEVVRSNDDLQAAHQPILGVLPIFQPPSRRSLPFLSALPRPLAERLSLIQLIQQPSFRESIDLIYKNIQLTKRLNSLLITSTQPKEGKSTLAFGLAVSAARLHQRVLLIDADLRHPILHAELGLANERGLSVLLEDPDTIPSPVPVSLADFRLDILPAGPKPIDPVRLLSSPRMKDLMSLFESTYDLVIVDAPSLIGIVDALQVASVCSGALLISRLNHVTQSNFQQAVAMLQSLNLLGVVINGSSSGLSDYAIATNGHREIDTQHLQVLRN; encoded by the coding sequence GTGACTGACAATCATTCTCTTACTTCAGCTGGTGATTCCGATTTTGGCTATAGTCAGCTTTTAGCAATTTTAGCTCGGCGTAGTCGCTGTTTCCTGAGTACGTTAGGGTTAGTGCTAGTGACTGCGGCCATCTTAACCGCGCGAGAACAACCCCAATATCGCAGTACAATGCAATTGCTAGTTGAACCTAACTATGAACAACGGCTGCGAGATGAGAGTACTGTTTCCGTTGATTATCGAGACTATGCTACTCAACTTAACTTAATGAAAAGTAGGCAATTTATCGAGCGAACGGTTAATGCGCTAGAAGCTGAATTTCCAAACTTAACAGTTGAGGGAGTACGAAGTTCTCTGGAATTGTCTCAACTGAAGGATACAAAAATCTTTCAGGCGGTATACGTAAACGATGATCCAATTAAGACGCAGCGAGTACTAGAAACGCTTCAGCAAATTTATCAGGATTATAACCTAGAGCAGCAAGAGCAACGACTAAAGCGAGGACTGACCTCAATTAACGGTCAGTTAAATGTTGTACGGCAAGATCTGCTACAGTCACAGTCCGCCTTGAGAGAATTTCGACAGCGGCAAAACCTGATTGATCCGGCTCAGCAGGCGATGGCCGTTGCCAATGCCCTCAATCAATTGCTTCAAGAGCGGCAAACGTTGCAAGCCGAACATCAAGAAGCTCAAGCTCGCTACAATACTATTCAACAGCAACTGGCTCGATCGCCCGAAGAAGCATTAATTGCCACACGGTTAAGTCAATCCTCTCGCTATCAATCACTGCTGGATCAATTGCAGAAAACTGAATTGGAATTGGCCCAGCGCCGGGTGATTTTTTCAGATGCCGATCCAAGTGTGGAAGCACTCGTTCATCAGCGAGAAAATCAACTGGGATTACTGACCCAGGAAGTGGAGCGCGTTTTAGGAGACGTCCCTCAGCAGTTTGCCATAGATTCTTACACCGATAGCCTCCATACAGTGTCTCCACCACCGGACGGCTCGCTTGCTGAATCGCCATCGCCTGTGCCCACTATGGATGATGATCTGGTTCGACATAATGATGCAGTTGCCGGAGTTGAAACCCCATTTAGCTTGGGAGCGAATACAGCGATTACCGAGATTGCAGAAGCAGAAAGCGAGAGTGCGGCTTCCCTGACACTAGATTCCAATTCTCTCAGCGCCAGTGCCACCGCTGAAATGCCAGGTAACAATCCATCTGCACCTGACTCATTGAACATGCTGCCTGCTGCGAATTCAAACTCATCAACCGGAGAAGCACTGCTATCAGTAGGGCAGTTGGGAGCGCTTGATCTAAGCTTGGTCAGCGCCCTGGCCAATGCTCAGGCGTCCCTCAATGGACTGGAAGCCCGTCAGCAAAGTTTGATTCAAACCGAGGAATGGTTGCGGGCTGAATTAAATCGCTATCCAGACTTGATTGCTGAATACGATCGCCTACAACCAGAAGTTGATATTGAGCGAGTGGTACTAGAACAACTGCTGAAGCAACGCCAAGAAGTCAGTGCGGAATTGGCTCGAGGTGGCTTTCACTGGCAAATTGTTGAAGACCCAGCTTTGGGTAAAAAAATTAGTCCTAAACCGAAGCAAAATCTTTTGTTGGGTTTAGTAGTGGGCGTATTTTTAGGGGGAATTGTGGCGTTGGTGCGTGAATCGATGGATGAGGTGGTTCGATCGAACGATGATTTACAAGCTGCCCACCAGCCAATTTTGGGAGTCCTGCCAATTTTCCAGCCGCCCTCACGCCGATCGCTACCGTTTTTGTCCGCGTTGCCCCGTCCCTTAGCAGAGCGGCTATCTTTAATTCAATTAATTCAGCAGCCATCGTTTCGAGAGTCGATCGACTTAATCTACAAAAATATTCAACTCACAAAACGGCTGAATTCGTTGCTGATTACCTCCACCCAACCTAAGGAAGGTAAATCTACTCTGGCGTTTGGGCTTGCTGTTAGCGCGGCTCGATTGCATCAACGGGTACTACTGATCGACGCAGATTTACGTCATCCAATTCTTCATGCTGAGCTAGGGCTTGCCAACGAACGTGGCCTATCGGTGCTGCTTGAAGATCCTGATACTATTCCTAGCCCTGTTCCAGTTTCCTTAGCTGATTTTCGTTTGGATATTCTACCCGCTGGGCCAAAACCAATCGATCCTGTGCGATTGCTGAGTTCTCCCCGTATGAAAGATTTAATGTCTCTATTTGAATCAACCTATGATCTGGTGATTGTCGATGCACCATCACTCATTGGTATTGTAGATGCATTACAAGTAGCGTCTGTTTGTAGTGGTGCACTATTAATTAGCCGTTTGAATCACGTTACTCAATCGAATTTCCAGCAGGCAGTTGCAATGCTGCAATCTTTGAATCTTCTTGGGGTTGTTATCAATGGTTCGTCTTCTGGTCTATCCGATTACGCGATCGCTACCAATGGGCATCGCGAAATCGACACTCAACATCTGCAAGTATTAAGAAATTAG
- a CDS encoding glycosyltransferase: MKIALVHDYLTQKGGAERVFELLCKRFANADIFTSLYDPDHTIDLSDRDVCTTSLQNIPGATKYFRLLAPFYYPAFRALDLQAYDLIISSSSSFAKAVHKRPDAKHICFCHNVTRFLWDTQTYLRGYRKYHLFYPVLNCLFERMKKLDLEYATEPDIYIANSTTVADRIQRIYGQPAITVHYPINDRRFIFSDQKDDFCLVSSRLMSYKRVDILVEAFNWLGWPLLIIGNGPQRQYLESKALPNVRFLGHVSDAERAYLMAKAKFVVTAALEDYGLVPIEANFSGTPTITYGAGGALDTQIPGFTGAFFKRQTPDAVQVALLEASKMDWNYADIRNYALNRFTEAVFFQKVDRLIEQVCANSVSTVSYSVA, from the coding sequence ATGAAAATTGCATTGGTTCATGATTATTTGACGCAAAAAGGTGGAGCTGAGCGAGTATTTGAGTTGCTTTGCAAGCGATTCGCAAATGCGGATATTTTCACTTCGCTTTATGATCCAGATCACACGATCGATTTAAGCGATCGAGATGTTTGTACAACCAGCTTGCAGAATATTCCTGGAGCAACAAAGTACTTTAGATTATTGGCTCCCTTTTACTATCCTGCGTTTCGGGCCCTAGATTTACAAGCCTATGATTTGATCATCAGTAGTTCTTCTAGCTTTGCTAAAGCGGTACACAAACGCCCCGATGCTAAACATATCTGTTTTTGTCACAACGTCACCCGTTTTCTGTGGGACACGCAAACCTATCTACGGGGTTATCGCAAGTATCATCTGTTTTATCCTGTGCTGAACTGTCTGTTTGAACGGATGAAAAAGCTGGATTTGGAATACGCCACAGAACCAGATATCTACATTGCCAATTCCACCACAGTAGCCGATCGCATTCAACGAATTTATGGACAACCAGCCATTACCGTGCACTATCCTATCAACGATCGTCGGTTTATCTTTTCCGATCAAAAAGATGATTTCTGCCTTGTCTCCTCTCGGCTGATGAGCTATAAGCGGGTTGATATTTTGGTGGAAGCATTCAACTGGTTGGGATGGCCGCTATTGATCATTGGTAACGGGCCGCAGCGCCAATATTTAGAATCGAAAGCTTTACCCAATGTCCGTTTTCTGGGACATGTCAGCGATGCTGAGCGAGCTTATTTGATGGCAAAAGCTAAGTTTGTTGTGACGGCTGCGCTTGAAGATTATGGGCTTGTGCCGATCGAAGCCAACTTCAGCGGCACGCCAACTATTACCTATGGAGCGGGAGGAGCATTGGATACTCAAATTCCAGGGTTTACAGGGGCTTTCTTTAAGCGACAAACACCGGATGCTGTACAGGTTGCCTTACTCGAAGCTAGCAAGATGGATTGGAATTATGCCGACATTCGGAATTACGCATTGAATCGATTTACTGAAGCTGTTTTCTTCCAAAAGGTCGATCGACTTATTGAACAAGTTTGTGCAAACTCTGTTTCAACCGTATCGTACTCTGTTGCTTGA
- a CDS encoding polysaccharide biosynthesis/export family protein produces the protein MSPASSPTSNSTSSGTPEILSEAYTLGTGDRISISIFGAPEYSGEALVLPDGSLNLPTAGSVAVRGMTLQQAAQAIAQKYAPFVNRPYVTVTLVSLRPVRVGIAGAVNRPGSYTLSSEEKSEFPTLTDAIQSAGGITSRADLRQIQIRRQQPDAEQVIDINLWEMLQSGDLSKDIVLHGGDTIFIPTADTLTPADALQLGTASFAPDTVTVYVVGEVGSPGAVNVPANTPLNQAILAAGGLNQLRAESDSVKLVRLNPDGTVSQQTVAVQFDQDVNEASNPTLQNNDVIVVGRSDLANFAATTELALGPFGRIISSFLGILNIFN, from the coding sequence ATGTCGCCAGCGTCATCACCTACATCTAACTCAACATCCTCAGGAACGCCAGAAATTCTATCTGAAGCTTATACACTTGGAACAGGCGATCGCATCAGTATCTCTATTTTTGGCGCGCCGGAGTATAGCGGCGAAGCCCTAGTTTTACCGGATGGATCGCTAAATTTACCAACAGCTGGCAGTGTGGCAGTGCGGGGCATGACGTTGCAACAAGCCGCCCAAGCGATCGCACAGAAATATGCCCCCTTCGTTAATCGCCCTTACGTTACAGTTACTTTGGTATCGCTGCGACCCGTCCGAGTTGGTATCGCTGGGGCCGTTAATCGTCCAGGCTCCTATACGTTATCATCTGAGGAAAAGTCAGAATTTCCTACCCTAACTGATGCTATTCAGTCAGCCGGGGGAATCACTTCAAGGGCTGATCTGCGTCAAATTCAGATACGGCGTCAACAACCTGATGCAGAACAAGTTATTGATATTAATTTATGGGAAATGTTACAAAGCGGGGATTTAAGTAAGGACATTGTATTACATGGTGGCGATACCATATTTATTCCTACTGCTGATACTCTAACACCCGCCGATGCTCTGCAACTTGGGACAGCTAGTTTTGCTCCTGATACGGTCACCGTTTATGTTGTCGGTGAAGTAGGCTCACCCGGTGCGGTAAACGTTCCTGCCAACACACCTTTAAACCAAGCTATCTTGGCGGCTGGTGGTTTAAATCAACTCCGGGCTGAATCGGATTCGGTGAAACTGGTTCGGCTCAATCCGGATGGCACTGTTTCACAGCAAACGGTTGCAGTGCAGTTTGATCAAGATGTAAACGAGGCCAGTAACCCGACGTTGCAGAATAATGATGTGATTGTGGTCGGTCGATCGGACTTGGCGAACTTTGCCGCAACGACTGAGCTTGCCCTTGGTCCCTTTGGCAGAATTATCTCTAGTTTTCTGGGAATATTGAACATTTTCAACTAG
- a CDS encoding phytoene desaturase family protein → MQADVIVIGSGIGGLTAAALLARYGKSVIVCESHAIPGGAAHGFSRQGFLFDSGPSFFAGLSDSNSLNPLRQVLEAIGETVAAVPYEPFGYYHFPEGTFAVYGNSDRYKAEIAKVTLQGAQEYTKFERELLRLYDRLRQIPAMALRADFNLIPFLLSRYPAALLNLLPQLAIIQASVGNVARVFVHDRWVQRLIDLECFLLSGLKADGTVAPEMAFMLGERTHSAIDYPIGGSDALVQALIRGLERWGGTLRLNAHVEQILVERGRVSGVQLRRGEVLHAPIVISNATIWDTYTQLLKPTDLPPAYRQRSLNIPVVDSFMHLHLGIRADGLNALTGHHVVVHDAAQDITVPGNTCMISIPSVWDAKLAPPGHHVVHAYTLEPFAGWQRDEHYDARKRDRSQSLYRALERIIPDVRQRIVLELIGTPLTHAHYLRRHQGTYGPAIAAGKGMFPSTHTPIAGLYRVGDSTIPGIGVPAVAASGILCANTIVSPQQVAALLKQSFNSQKILEN, encoded by the coding sequence ATGCAAGCAGATGTAATTGTGATTGGCAGCGGCATTGGGGGATTGACGGCAGCGGCGCTATTGGCGCGATATGGCAAAAGCGTAATTGTTTGTGAAAGCCACGCTATTCCAGGTGGTGCGGCTCATGGCTTCTCACGGCAAGGATTTTTGTTTGATTCTGGACCATCGTTTTTTGCCGGACTCAGCGACTCCAACTCGCTTAATCCACTGCGGCAGGTGTTAGAGGCGATCGGCGAAACGGTGGCAGCCGTTCCCTATGAGCCATTTGGCTATTACCACTTTCCCGAAGGCACGTTTGCAGTCTATGGCAACTCCGATCGTTACAAAGCCGAGATTGCCAAAGTTACCCTCCAAGGAGCACAGGAGTACACCAAATTTGAACGGGAACTGCTACGACTATATGACAGGCTGCGCCAGATTCCTGCCATGGCGCTGCGGGCTGATTTCAACCTAATTCCATTCTTACTGAGTCGGTATCCTGCGGCACTGCTGAACCTACTGCCACAACTGGCTATCATTCAAGCCTCGGTAGGCAATGTAGCCAGAGTGTTTGTACACGATCGCTGGGTACAGCGGTTGATCGATCTGGAATGTTTCTTGCTATCTGGACTGAAAGCCGACGGCACAGTTGCTCCCGAAATGGCGTTTATGCTGGGTGAGCGCACTCATTCCGCCATTGATTACCCGATCGGTGGCAGCGATGCGCTTGTACAAGCCCTGATTCGCGGACTAGAACGTTGGGGCGGAACCCTACGTTTGAATGCTCACGTCGAGCAAATTTTAGTAGAACGTGGCAGGGTCAGCGGTGTACAGTTGCGTCGGGGAGAGGTGTTGCACGCCCCGATCGTCATTTCCAATGCTACGATTTGGGATACCTACACACAGTTGCTCAAACCTACCGATCTGCCCCCCGCCTATCGTCAAAGATCTCTCAATATACCAGTCGTTGATAGCTTCATGCACCTGCATCTGGGCATTCGCGCCGATGGATTAAACGCATTAACCGGACATCATGTGGTAGTACACGATGCCGCACAAGACATCACTGTACCCGGTAACACCTGCATGATTTCTATCCCGTCTGTATGGGATGCTAAGTTGGCGCCACCCGGTCATCATGTCGTTCATGCCTATACGCTGGAACCCTTTGCTGGCTGGCAACGCGATGAGCACTATGACGCTCGCAAGCGCGATCGATCGCAATCGTTATATCGAGCGTTGGAGCGAATCATTCCCGATGTGCGACAACGAATTGTGCTGGAACTGATTGGGACTCCCTTAACTCATGCGCACTATCTCAGGCGACATCAGGGAACCTATGGCCCGGCTATTGCAGCAGGTAAAGGCATGTTTCCCAGCACGCATACCCCGATCGCAGGACTGTACCGAGTGGGAGACAGCACCATACCCGGTATCGGCGTCCCGGCAGTGGCCGCATCAGGAATTTTGTGCGCTAATACGATCGTCAGTCCTCAACAGGTAGCTGCATTGCTAAAGCAGTCATTCAACTCTCAAAAAATTCTCGAAAATTAG
- the psaK gene encoding photosystem I reaction center subunit PsaK, producing the protein MFYLDLLAVVPRTPEWSLTTALIMVIANAIAIAIARFAIQQPNVGPTLIGDFSVPALIGAACFGHVLGTGAILGLANLGVI; encoded by the coding sequence TTGTTTTATCTAGATTTACTCGCTGTGGTGCCCAGAACTCCCGAATGGAGCTTAACAACTGCTCTGATTATGGTAATTGCTAACGCAATTGCAATCGCGATCGCTCGCTTTGCCATCCAACAACCTAACGTCGGCCCCACATTGATTGGTGATTTCAGTGTTCCTGCTCTTATCGGTGCGGCGTGCTTTGGCCATGTGCTGGGCACAGGGGCTATTTTGGGCCTGGCAAATTTGGGTGTGATTTAG
- a CDS encoding GNAT family acetyltransferase, with translation MKPIDLMIRPYTAGDEVCVIALWYRCDLVVPWNDPKQDIRRKWQVQPELFLVGLVQSEIVATVMAGYEGHRGWLNYLAVDPAFQQQGIGRQMVEAATAKLKAMNCPKINVQIRSSNAAVIEFYQRLGFKLEEVISMGCQLNNH, from the coding sequence ATGAAACCAATCGACTTAATGATTAGACCTTACACCGCAGGCGATGAAGTATGCGTCATTGCGCTCTGGTATCGTTGTGATTTAGTCGTGCCCTGGAATGACCCAAAGCAAGATATCAGGCGGAAGTGGCAGGTACAGCCAGAGCTATTCTTAGTTGGATTAGTCCAATCAGAAATTGTCGCAACGGTCATGGCTGGTTACGAAGGACATCGTGGCTGGCTCAATTATTTAGCAGTAGATCCAGCTTTTCAACAGCAGGGAATTGGGCGACAAATGGTAGAAGCGGCAACGGCTAAACTCAAAGCCATGAACTGCCCCAAAATTAATGTACAGATTCGATCGTCTAATGCGGCGGTGATTGAGTTTTATCAGCGGCTCGGTTTCAAGTTAGAGGAGGTCATCAGCATGGGTTGTCAACTCAATAACCATTGA
- a CDS encoding GAF domain-containing protein translates to MLSSYSPSANLPPICFTLDLTGTVVSINPSGAARLGFEAENLIGRSLLSLLHPQDHMRLRTDLLMLPMEPTTKLGEFRLVCRNGTIVRQLTTMQIVQTATRTEVLFLCNDLEPSSPKPHRLDLTQAEQVLRQQVEWDKLMHAVAQPARQTPELRLTLRTIAMELCQQLQADRALFYQFHASGMGSLIAEATRPDCLSILESPQFLNCLQQQCLQLQTGTTLTQLQPIVWVPVASDDNQAGVQASITLPIVQQDDLWGVLVVQQCRSLRSWQRWELGLLKQLVTYLNSVIQQAELYQKVQRLNADLERQIQARTAELELAFEFEATLKRITDNVRDSLDENQILETVVQELACAIGTSCCNASIYDLKAGTSTICYEYTTTLSPYQGRVVLLDASPEIYTQLLQGQAFQFCSLNINPTRGKVSMLACPIVNDQEVLGDLWLINQPYSCFREQDIRLVQQVANQCAIAIRQARLYQAAHTQVKELERLNRLKDDFLSTVSHELRTPMSNIKMAAQMLEVVLKQSGFLRGEHPKASKYFQILQAECQREISLINDLLDLSRLDTEQASPQLANIDLPSWLSAIVQPFLERAHNQQQTIQLDLPANLPLLTTDLPSLERIVIELLQNACKYTPSNGVITIAAEVKPAPGHLEPQTVDDRLVATNLLLSTPRPFFYQSSSALVTSYPSLRLSVTNTGVEIPPQELTRIFEKFYRIPNNDPWQHGGTGLGLALVKKLAEWLSGSVWVESSANQTCFTIELPLHPNI, encoded by the coding sequence TTGCTATCCAGTTACTCGCCATCTGCTAATTTGCCACCGATTTGCTTCACCCTCGATTTGACGGGAACCGTTGTATCCATTAATCCATCAGGAGCCGCCCGGCTAGGTTTTGAGGCTGAAAACTTGATCGGGCGATCGTTGTTATCGTTGCTGCATCCCCAAGATCACATGCGGCTGAGAACCGACCTTCTCATGCTGCCCATGGAACCCACCACTAAACTAGGGGAGTTTCGCCTTGTCTGTCGCAATGGCACGATCGTTCGCCAATTAACCACTATGCAAATTGTGCAAACGGCAACCAGAACAGAAGTGCTGTTCCTCTGTAATGACCTGGAACCTTCATCTCCAAAACCGCATCGCCTTGATCTGACCCAAGCCGAACAGGTACTGCGTCAACAGGTAGAGTGGGATAAGTTAATGCACGCAGTGGCTCAGCCTGCGCGACAGACCCCTGAACTGCGCCTAACGCTGCGTACCATTGCGATGGAGCTTTGTCAGCAACTGCAAGCCGATCGAGCGCTGTTCTATCAATTTCATGCTTCGGGGATGGGTAGCTTAATTGCAGAGGCAACGCGACCGGACTGTTTGTCAATTTTAGAGTCTCCTCAATTTCTCAATTGCTTGCAGCAGCAGTGTTTACAGCTTCAAACAGGGACGACTCTCACTCAACTTCAACCCATTGTTTGGGTTCCAGTGGCTTCAGACGACAATCAGGCAGGGGTGCAAGCATCTATTACCCTACCAATTGTGCAGCAGGATGACCTGTGGGGGGTGCTGGTGGTGCAGCAATGCCGTTCCTTGCGATCGTGGCAACGATGGGAGTTAGGCTTACTGAAGCAGCTTGTCACGTATCTCAATAGCGTGATTCAACAAGCAGAACTCTATCAAAAAGTTCAGCGACTCAACGCTGATCTTGAACGCCAAATTCAAGCCCGCACGGCAGAACTAGAACTTGCCTTTGAGTTTGAAGCCACCCTTAAACGCATCACCGATAATGTTCGCGACAGCCTCGATGAAAATCAAATTCTGGAAACCGTGGTGCAGGAGCTTGCTTGTGCGATCGGAACAAGCTGCTGTAATGCCTCGATTTATGATTTAAAGGCAGGTACATCCACCATTTGTTACGAATATACAACCACCCTATCACCTTACCAAGGGCGCGTTGTGCTACTGGATGCCTCTCCCGAAATCTATACGCAATTGCTACAAGGACAGGCGTTTCAGTTTTGCTCGCTCAATATCAATCCCACGCGGGGTAAGGTTTCAATGCTGGCTTGCCCAATCGTGAATGATCAAGAAGTACTGGGCGATTTATGGCTCATTAATCAACCCTATTCTTGCTTTCGAGAACAGGATATTCGGTTAGTGCAACAAGTAGCCAATCAATGTGCAATCGCCATTCGGCAGGCGCGGCTGTATCAAGCAGCACACACTCAGGTGAAAGAACTCGAACGGTTGAATCGGCTCAAGGATGATTTTCTCAGTACAGTTTCCCATGAACTGCGCACCCCCATGTCTAACATTAAGATGGCAGCGCAAATGCTAGAGGTGGTACTGAAGCAATCGGGATTCTTGCGCGGAGAACATCCCAAAGCCAGCAAGTATTTTCAGATTCTTCAGGCAGAGTGTCAACGAGAAATTAGCCTGATCAACGACTTGCTAGATTTGTCGCGACTGGATACTGAACAGGCTTCCCCCCAACTCGCAAATATCGATCTTCCCAGTTGGTTGAGTGCGATCGTGCAGCCGTTTCTGGAGCGTGCTCATAATCAACAGCAAACCATCCAACTTGATCTGCCCGCTAATTTGCCGCTGTTGACTACAGACTTGCCCAGCTTAGAGCGAATTGTAATCGAGCTATTGCAGAACGCTTGCAAATACACACCATCAAATGGCGTCATCACAATCGCGGCTGAGGTAAAACCAGCACCGGGACACCTGGAACCTCAAACGGTAGACGATCGCTTGGTTGCGACCAATCTCCTGCTTTCTACTCCCCGTCCTTTCTTCTACCAATCTAGTTCTGCTTTGGTAACATCCTATCCATCGCTTCGGCTCAGCGTGACAAACACTGGCGTAGAAATTCCACCCCAGGAACTAACACGTATCTTTGAGAAGTTTTATCGTATTCCTAACAATGATCCGTGGCAGCATGGCGGCACGGGTCTAGGATTGGCTTTGGTGAAAAAATTAGCAGAATGGCTGAGTGGCTCTGTTTGGGTGGAAAGCAGTGCGAATCAGACTTGCTTTACGATCGAATTACCACTGCATCCGAATATTTGA
- the era gene encoding GTPase Era, which yields MPENIYGGDPLIPIAPPGFKSGFVGIIGRPNVGKSTLMNQLIGQKIAITSPVAQTTRNRLRGILSTPQAQIIFVDTPGIHKPHHQLGKVLVKNAQIAIDSVDVLLFVVDGTSEAGGGDRFVAELLERTNVPVILGINKIDQHLTSEVIEQSYSDLAANHPWTIAKFSALTGEGLDLLQTLLVDRLDPGPYYYPPDLVTDQPERFIMGELIREQILLHTREEVPHSVAVSIDQVEESSDITHILATVYVERSSQKGILIGKGGQMMKTIGIGAREQIQKLILGKVYIELFVKVQPKWRQSRTQLAELGYRVEE from the coding sequence ATGCCGGAAAACATCTATGGTGGAGACCCGCTGATTCCGATCGCGCCGCCGGGGTTCAAATCGGGCTTTGTCGGCATTATTGGGCGTCCCAATGTGGGCAAGTCAACGTTGATGAATCAGTTGATTGGTCAAAAAATTGCCATCACCTCACCTGTGGCCCAAACGACCCGCAATCGCTTGCGTGGCATTCTTTCCACTCCCCAGGCACAAATCATTTTTGTAGACACACCCGGCATTCACAAACCACATCATCAATTGGGTAAAGTGCTGGTGAAAAATGCCCAAATTGCCATCGACTCGGTAGATGTGTTGCTGTTTGTGGTAGATGGAACCAGCGAAGCTGGCGGCGGCGATCGGTTTGTGGCTGAGTTGCTCGAACGTACCAATGTGCCCGTGATTCTGGGGATCAATAAAATTGATCAACACCTGACTTCCGAGGTAATCGAGCAAAGTTATAGTGATTTGGCAGCCAACCATCCTTGGACGATCGCCAAATTTTCAGCGCTGACAGGCGAAGGGTTGGACTTGCTGCAAACGCTGCTCGTCGATCGCTTAGACCCTGGCCCTTACTATTACCCGCCTGATTTAGTTACTGATCAACCGGAACGCTTCATCATGGGTGAACTGATTCGAGAGCAAATTCTGCTTCACACCCGCGAAGAGGTGCCCCATTCGGTGGCTGTGTCGATCGATCAAGTAGAGGAGTCTTCAGACATCACGCACATTTTAGCAACCGTTTATGTAGAGCGGAGTTCGCAAAAAGGCATTCTAATTGGCAAAGGCGGGCAAATGATGAAGACGATCGGCATCGGCGCTCGCGAGCAAATTCAAAAATTGATTCTGGGCAAGGTTTATATTGAGTTATTTGTGAAAGTACAACCTAAGTGGCGGCAGTCGCGCACACAGCTAGCAGAGTTAGGCTATCGCGTAGAAGAGTGA